Proteins encoded within one genomic window of Mycolicibacterium monacense:
- a CDS encoding glycosyltransferase — MNEPVARQHRDSQTPPAPPPQIPQKPKAVVRHYRSIDSAPPAYAVKRPPSAVNGALLIFVALSSLTLLLGTVQARAWGDHARDLVFATADGQAAAIPVRAFLLVMVTSVAWSLDTNFWRRLAVHLELTGVLILVCAVVDFSAYLGYHVGLFYPQIVGQQLASSLAAMVLLPFTVMRHARLPRPARLRPAGRMRWHAWVRLAVPLAVAFVAAAWIEDRMPVPVAWMREWALMGGVGPGIFLVQQLFGILAAGIGLVMIRRSRRARFAPPLAVIIPAHNEAHDITATIEAVDRAAARYAETVHIYVIDNASTDDTADVAQTAIAACAHSTGEVHECAVPGKAVALNYGLSVIREEFVVRIDADTVIGENCLDVTLRHFTDAKVAAVGGMPRPERIRTFFDRVRLVEVLVKHGFFQVAMMGYDGIIGEPGMFVVYRRRVVEEVGGIVQGMNGEDTDICMRMSSQGYLSLVDPTAVYFSETPQSWAHLREQRTRWFRSIYHIAAHNRHAILSRSSMAGAVMLPFQLANAARRAMMLPLLLFGLLIFGLFRESFPGLHPERLLAVFLGLPLLVALGVCLVRQPRAVLYLPEYLVFRIVRSYFTLAAVLSLVFPPLHPRQALRERRRTRRRPRHRRNRATPADRSSSAASPDIAATS, encoded by the coding sequence GTGAACGAACCGGTAGCGCGGCAGCACCGGGACTCCCAGACGCCACCGGCACCGCCGCCGCAGATACCGCAGAAGCCCAAAGCTGTTGTCAGGCACTATCGCTCGATCGACAGCGCTCCGCCGGCGTATGCGGTCAAACGTCCGCCCAGCGCTGTCAACGGTGCGCTGCTCATCTTTGTCGCGTTGAGCAGTCTGACGCTGCTGCTCGGAACCGTACAGGCCAGGGCGTGGGGAGACCACGCCCGCGACCTGGTCTTCGCCACGGCCGACGGGCAGGCGGCCGCGATACCGGTGCGAGCGTTCCTGCTGGTGATGGTCACCTCGGTGGCGTGGTCGCTGGACACGAACTTCTGGCGCCGGTTGGCTGTGCACCTCGAGCTGACCGGCGTGCTGATCCTGGTCTGCGCGGTGGTGGATTTCTCGGCTTACCTCGGCTACCACGTCGGACTCTTCTATCCGCAGATCGTCGGCCAGCAGTTGGCGTCAAGCCTGGCGGCAATGGTGCTGTTGCCGTTCACCGTGATGCGGCACGCCCGGCTGCCGAGGCCGGCGCGCCTGCGGCCGGCGGGGCGGATGCGTTGGCATGCCTGGGTGCGGCTGGCGGTTCCGCTGGCGGTGGCGTTCGTGGCAGCCGCCTGGATCGAGGACCGCATGCCGGTCCCGGTGGCCTGGATGCGGGAGTGGGCGCTGATGGGTGGCGTGGGTCCGGGGATCTTCCTGGTCCAGCAGCTGTTCGGCATCCTCGCCGCGGGGATCGGGCTGGTGATGATCCGCCGGTCGCGCCGCGCACGTTTCGCGCCGCCCCTCGCGGTGATCATCCCGGCGCACAACGAGGCCCACGACATCACCGCCACGATCGAGGCCGTCGACCGGGCCGCGGCCCGGTACGCCGAGACGGTCCACATCTATGTCATCGACAATGCCTCCACCGACGACACCGCGGACGTCGCACAGACCGCCATCGCCGCCTGCGCACACTCCACCGGGGAGGTGCACGAATGCGCGGTCCCCGGGAAGGCGGTGGCGCTCAACTACGGCCTGTCGGTGATCCGGGAGGAGTTCGTCGTGCGTATCGATGCCGACACCGTGATCGGCGAGAACTGCCTCGACGTCACGCTGCGTCATTTCACCGATGCGAAGGTCGCCGCCGTCGGCGGGATGCCGCGGCCGGAACGTATCCGAACCTTCTTCGACCGGGTGCGATTGGTCGAGGTGCTCGTCAAACACGGCTTCTTCCAGGTCGCGATGATGGGCTACGACGGGATCATCGGCGAGCCCGGCATGTTCGTGGTCTACCGGCGCCGCGTCGTCGAAGAGGTCGGCGGCATCGTGCAGGGCATGAACGGTGAGGACACCGACATCTGCATGAGGATGAGCAGTCAGGGCTACCTGAGCCTGGTCGACCCCACCGCGGTCTACTTCAGCGAGACCCCGCAGAGCTGGGCGCATCTGCGCGAACAACGCACCCGCTGGTTTCGCAGCATCTACCACATCGCCGCCCACAACCGGCACGCGATCCTGAGCCGGAGTTCGATGGCCGGGGCGGTGATGCTGCCGTTCCAGCTCGCCAACGCGGCGCGCCGAGCGATGATGCTGCCCCTGCTGTTGTTCGGCCTCCTGATCTTCGGACTGTTCCGCGAGTCGTTCCCCGGTCTGCACCCCGAGCGGCTCCTCGCGGTGTTCCTCGGGCTGCCGCTGCTGGTGGCACTCGGCGTATGCCTCGTGCGTCAGCCCCGAGCGGTCCTCTACCTCCCCGAGTACCTCGTATTCCGGATAGTGCGCAGCTATTTCACCCTCGCCGCGGTGCTGAGCCTGGTGTTTCCGCCGCTGCATCCCCGGCAGGCGCTGCGGGAGCGACGGCGAACGCGTAGGCGACCCCGTCACCGACGCAACCGTGCCACCCCCGCCGATCGCAGTTCCAGCGCCGCAAGCCCGGATATCGCGGCGACGTCCTGA
- a CDS encoding phosphoribosylaminoimidazolesuccinocarboxamide synthase, with translation MRPALSDYRHLASGKVRELYRIDDEHLLFVATDRISAYDHILSSEIPDKGRILTAMSVFFFDLIDAPNHLAGPPDDPRIPEEVLGRALVVRQLEMLPVECVARGYLTGSGLIDYRKTGTLCGLTLPPGLTEASKFAEPLYTPASKAELGLHDENIDFAATVDLVGEKRAAQLRERTLQIYTQGADHALTKGIIIADTKFEFGVDPSGELVLADEVFTPDSSRYWYADAYREGQVQPSYDKQFVRNWLTGPESGWDRAADQPPPPLPAEIVDATRSRYIEAYERISGLSFAEWIGASA, from the coding sequence ATGCGCCCCGCTCTGTCCGACTACCGCCATCTGGCCAGCGGCAAGGTTCGCGAGTTGTACCGCATCGACGACGAGCACCTGCTGTTCGTCGCCACCGACCGCATCTCGGCGTACGACCACATCCTGTCCTCGGAGATCCCGGACAAGGGCCGCATCCTCACCGCGATGAGCGTGTTCTTCTTCGACCTCATCGACGCCCCCAACCACCTCGCGGGCCCACCCGACGACCCGCGCATCCCCGAGGAGGTGCTCGGCCGCGCGCTCGTGGTGCGCCAACTGGAGATGCTGCCCGTCGAATGTGTGGCCCGCGGCTACCTCACCGGGTCGGGGCTGATCGACTACCGCAAGACCGGCACGCTGTGCGGACTGACGCTGCCGCCCGGGCTCACCGAGGCGAGCAAGTTCGCCGAACCGCTCTACACGCCGGCGTCCAAGGCCGAACTCGGTCTGCACGACGAGAACATCGACTTCGCCGCCACCGTCGACCTGGTCGGGGAGAAGCGCGCCGCCCAGCTGCGTGAGCGCACGCTGCAGATCTACACCCAGGGCGCCGACCACGCGCTGACGAAGGGAATCATCATCGCCGACACCAAATTCGAGTTCGGGGTCGATCCGTCGGGCGAACTGGTACTCGCCGACGAGGTGTTCACCCCCGACTCGTCGCGGTACTGGTACGCGGACGCCTACCGCGAGGGGCAGGTGCAACCCAGCTACGACAAACAGTTCGTCCGCAACTGGCTCACCGGCCCGGAGTCCGGCTGGGACCGCGCCGCCGATCAACCCCCGCCGCCGCTTCCCGCCGAGATCGTCGACGCCACCCGTTCGCGTTACATCGAAGCCTACGAACGCATTTCGGGTCTGAGCTTCGCCGAGTGGATCGGCGCGAGCGCATGA
- a CDS encoding S9 family peptidase produces MTVPPPQAKRVEQRREHHGDVFIDPYEWLRDKSDPEVLAHLEAENAYTEAQTAHLAPLRQKIFDEIKARTKETDLSVPTRRGNWWYYGRSFEGKQYGVHCRCPVADPEDWTPPVLDENTTIDGEQVLLDENVEAEGHEFFALGAATVSIDGNVLAYSVDTVGDERYTLRFKDLRTGEQYDDTIVGIGAGATWAADNRTIYYSTVDDAWRPDTVWRHRLGAGLPAERVYHEPDERYWLGVGRTRSDKYLIIAAGSAVTSEVRYADASDPEAEFAVVWPRRDGVEYSVEHAVVGGEDRFLIMHNDGAENFALVDAPVADPGAARTLIEHREDVRLDAVDAFAEHLVLSYREEALPKIQLWPLGADGSYGRAEDITFDTELTSAGLGGNPNWDAPKMRIAATSFVTPVRIYDLDLATGERTLLREQSVLGGYRPEDYVERRDWAIAPDGARVPISIVHRAGLQFPAPTLLYGYGAYESCEDPRFSIARLSLLDRGMVFAVAHVRGGGELGRPWYEQGKMLEKGNTFTDFIAVARHLIATDTTRPQNLVALGGSAGGLLIGAVANLAPELFAGFLAQVPFVDPLTTILDPSLPLTVTEWDEWGNPLEHEHVYHYMKSYSPYENVVAKDYPPILAMTSLNDTRVYYVEPAKWIAALRHTKTDGNPVLLKTEMSAGHGGISGRYERWKEAAFQYAWVLATADPETYDNRSPN; encoded by the coding sequence ATGACCGTCCCGCCGCCGCAGGCCAAACGGGTTGAACAGCGGCGCGAACACCACGGCGACGTGTTCATCGACCCCTACGAGTGGCTGCGCGACAAATCCGATCCCGAGGTGCTTGCCCACCTGGAGGCCGAGAACGCCTACACCGAGGCGCAGACCGCGCATCTCGCGCCGTTGCGGCAGAAGATCTTCGACGAGATCAAGGCCCGCACCAAGGAGACCGACCTCTCGGTGCCCACCCGGCGCGGCAACTGGTGGTACTACGGGCGCAGCTTCGAGGGTAAGCAGTACGGCGTCCACTGCCGTTGCCCTGTCGCAGATCCCGAGGACTGGACACCTCCGGTGCTCGACGAGAACACCACCATCGACGGTGAACAGGTCCTGCTCGACGAGAACGTCGAAGCCGAGGGCCACGAGTTCTTCGCGCTCGGGGCGGCCACCGTCAGCATCGACGGCAACGTCCTGGCCTACTCCGTCGACACAGTGGGCGACGAGCGGTACACACTGCGGTTCAAAGACCTCCGCACCGGCGAGCAGTACGACGACACGATCGTCGGGATCGGTGCCGGCGCCACCTGGGCCGCCGACAACCGCACCATCTACTACAGCACCGTCGACGACGCCTGGCGGCCCGACACCGTGTGGCGCCACCGGTTGGGGGCGGGGTTGCCGGCCGAACGGGTGTACCACGAACCCGACGAACGGTACTGGCTGGGCGTCGGCCGCACCCGCAGCGACAAGTACCTGATCATCGCCGCGGGCAGCGCCGTCACCTCGGAGGTGCGCTACGCCGACGCGAGTGATCCGGAGGCGGAGTTCGCCGTGGTGTGGCCGCGCCGCGACGGGGTCGAGTACTCCGTCGAACACGCGGTGGTCGGCGGGGAGGACCGGTTCCTCATCATGCACAACGACGGTGCGGAGAACTTCGCACTCGTCGACGCGCCGGTGGCCGATCCGGGCGCGGCCCGCACGCTCATCGAACACCGCGAGGACGTGCGACTCGACGCGGTCGACGCGTTCGCCGAACACCTCGTGCTGAGTTACCGCGAAGAGGCACTGCCCAAGATCCAACTGTGGCCCCTGGGCGCCGACGGATCATACGGTCGCGCCGAGGACATCACCTTCGACACCGAACTGACCTCGGCGGGGCTGGGCGGCAACCCGAACTGGGACGCGCCGAAAATGCGCATCGCGGCAACGTCTTTCGTCACCCCGGTGCGGATCTACGACCTCGACCTCGCAACAGGGGAGCGCACGCTGCTGCGCGAGCAGTCGGTGCTCGGCGGCTACCGGCCCGAGGACTACGTCGAGCGCAGGGACTGGGCGATCGCCCCGGACGGCGCGCGGGTGCCCATCTCGATCGTCCACCGTGCCGGCCTTCAGTTTCCGGCACCGACCCTGCTCTACGGCTACGGCGCCTACGAGTCGTGTGAGGACCCACGGTTCTCGATCGCCCGGCTCTCCCTGCTGGACCGCGGCATGGTGTTCGCCGTCGCCCACGTCCGCGGCGGCGGGGAACTCGGCCGGCCGTGGTACGAACAGGGCAAGATGCTGGAGAAGGGCAACACCTTCACCGACTTCATCGCGGTGGCAAGGCATCTCATCGCCACCGACACCACGCGGCCGCAGAACCTGGTGGCGCTCGGCGGCAGCGCAGGTGGGTTGTTGATCGGTGCGGTCGCCAACCTGGCGCCCGAACTGTTCGCCGGCTTCCTGGCGCAGGTGCCGTTCGTCGATCCGTTGACCACGATCCTCGACCCGTCGCTGCCGCTGACGGTCACCGAGTGGGACGAATGGGGCAACCCGCTCGAGCACGAGCACGTCTACCACTACATGAAGTCCTACTCGCCGTACGAGAACGTCGTCGCCAAGGACTATCCGCCGATTCTGGCGATGACCTCGCTCAACGACACCCGGGTGTACTACGTCGAACCGGCGAAATGGATTGCCGCCCTTCGGCACACGAAGACCGACGGGAACCCGGTGCTGCTCAAGACCGAGATGAGCGCCGGACACGGCGGGATCAGCGGACGCTACGAACGGTGGAAGGAAGCCGCGTTCCAGTACGCCTGGGTGCTCGCGACCGCCGACCCGGAGACCTACGACAACCGAAGCCCGAACTAG
- a CDS encoding TetR/AcrR family transcriptional regulator — protein MAKSSYHHGDLKSAILAQAAELVAERGADGISLRELARAAGVSHAAPAHHFTDRRGLFTALAAQGWRMLAEALADARPDFLNAASAYVRFALDHPGHYEVMFDKSLIDETNSELAEAKAAAGQELNRGVATLTDARSQSDPEGAALAAWSLVHGFIMLWLNDLIATEGDPLAQIERAARMLFAG, from the coding sequence GTGGCCAAGTCGAGCTACCACCACGGCGACCTGAAATCGGCGATCCTGGCGCAGGCCGCCGAACTGGTCGCCGAACGCGGTGCCGACGGCATCTCGCTGCGCGAACTCGCCCGCGCGGCCGGGGTGTCACACGCGGCGCCGGCACACCACTTCACCGACCGTCGCGGGCTGTTCACGGCTCTGGCCGCACAGGGGTGGCGGATGCTCGCCGAGGCGCTGGCCGATGCCCGTCCGGACTTCCTCAACGCGGCGAGCGCCTACGTCCGCTTCGCGCTCGACCACCCGGGCCACTACGAGGTGATGTTCGACAAGTCGCTGATCGACGAAACCAATTCCGAACTGGCCGAAGCGAAAGCCGCAGCGGGACAGGAACTCAACCGGGGCGTCGCGACGCTGACCGACGCCCGCTCGCAATCGGACCCCGAAGGCGCGGCGCTCGCGGCCTGGTCGCTGGTGCACGGCTTCATCATGTTGTGGCTCAACGATCTGATCGCCACCGAGGGGGATCCGCTCGCCCAGATCGAGCGGGCCGCCCGGATGCTGTTCGCCGGTTAG
- a CDS encoding glutathione peroxidase, translated as MTESYLLDIELNTLDGTSTSLRELADGAVLVVNVASKCGLTPQYSALEKLAQDYGDRGLTVIGVPCNQFMGQEPGTAEEIQTFCSTTYGVTFPLLAKTDVNGADRHPLYAELTQTPDAGGEAGDVQWNFEKFLLAPGGEVVNRFRPRTEPDAPEVISAIEAVLPK; from the coding sequence ATGACTGAGTCGTACCTGCTCGACATCGAGCTCAACACACTCGACGGCACCTCGACGTCTCTGAGGGAGCTGGCCGACGGCGCCGTGCTCGTGGTCAACGTCGCGTCGAAGTGCGGGCTCACCCCGCAGTACAGCGCGCTGGAGAAGCTGGCGCAGGACTACGGCGACCGCGGTCTGACGGTGATCGGCGTGCCGTGCAACCAGTTCATGGGGCAGGAACCGGGGACGGCCGAAGAAATCCAGACGTTCTGCTCGACCACCTACGGCGTGACCTTCCCGCTGCTGGCCAAGACCGACGTCAACGGAGCCGACCGCCACCCGCTCTACGCCGAGCTGACGCAGACGCCCGACGCCGGCGGTGAGGCGGGCGACGTGCAGTGGAACTTCGAGAAGTTCCTGCTCGCGCCGGGCGGTGAGGTCGTCAACCGGTTCCGGCCGCGCACCGAACCCGACGCCCCCGAGGTGATCTCCGCCATCGAGGCCGTCCTCCCGAAATAG
- a CDS encoding DUF2334 domain-containing protein — protein MAGQLILSISHVSARTLADVAGFRAELDARGVPASFLVAPRLKGGYRLDRDAPTVEWLRDRRASGDAIVLHGFDEAATKKRRSEFASLAAHEANLRLMGADRVLEHLGLRTRLFAAPGWTVSQGTVMALPRNGFRVLAGLGGVTDLVRGTTMRARVVGVGAGFLTEPWWCRTVVLTAERTARRAGVVRLNVSAKQLGRIGPRRAVLDAIDLALMHRCAPQVYRWGPGAALSDAA, from the coding sequence GTGGCTGGACAACTGATCCTCTCGATCTCCCACGTCAGCGCGCGCACCCTCGCCGACGTCGCCGGGTTCCGCGCCGAACTCGACGCCCGCGGTGTGCCGGCGTCGTTCCTGGTGGCTCCGCGCCTCAAGGGCGGCTACCGTCTCGACCGCGACGCTCCGACCGTCGAATGGCTGCGCGACCGGCGGGCATCCGGCGACGCGATCGTGCTGCACGGATTCGACGAGGCCGCCACCAAGAAGCGGCGCAGCGAGTTCGCCTCGCTTGCCGCACACGAGGCCAACCTGCGACTGATGGGCGCCGACCGGGTGCTCGAACACCTCGGGCTGCGCACCCGGCTCTTCGCCGCGCCGGGCTGGACGGTGTCGCAGGGAACCGTGATGGCACTGCCGCGCAACGGTTTCCGAGTGCTCGCCGGGCTCGGCGGCGTGACCGACCTGGTTCGCGGAACGACGATGCGGGCCCGCGTGGTGGGCGTCGGCGCAGGATTTCTGACCGAGCCGTGGTGGTGTCGCACCGTGGTGCTCACCGCCGAGCGCACCGCCCGGCGCGCCGGCGTGGTCCGACTCAACGTCTCGGCCAAGCAACTCGGCCGGATCGGACCGCGACGAGCCGTGCTGGATGCGATCGACCTCGCGTTGATGCACCGGTGCGCACCCCAGGTGTACCGGTGGGGACCCGGTGCCGCGCTGAGCGATGCCGCCTAG
- a CDS encoding MBL fold metallo-hydrolase, which translates to MQLTHFGHSCLLASFSDGSASETTVLFDPGTFSHGFEGITGLSAILITHQHPDHADVNRLPALLDANPQAALYCDPQTAQQLGGSWRAVHAGDAFTVGHLTVRGVGGHHAIIHPELPEIDNISYLIGDGDHPARLMHPGDALFEPGEPVDVLAAPAAAPWMKISEAVEYLRAVAPAHAVPIHQGIIDPSARGIFYGRLSEMTDTDFQVLDEESSTEF; encoded by the coding sequence ATGCAATTGACCCATTTCGGCCATTCGTGCCTACTCGCGAGCTTTTCGGACGGTTCCGCGTCTGAGACAACGGTTTTGTTCGATCCAGGCACGTTCTCGCACGGATTCGAGGGCATCACCGGTCTGTCGGCGATCCTGATCACCCATCAGCATCCCGACCACGCCGACGTCAACCGCCTACCGGCGCTGCTCGACGCGAATCCGCAGGCCGCGCTGTACTGCGATCCGCAGACCGCACAACAACTCGGCGGCTCGTGGCGCGCGGTGCACGCGGGCGACGCGTTCACCGTCGGCCACCTGACCGTCCGCGGGGTAGGCGGCCACCACGCGATCATCCACCCCGAACTGCCCGAGATCGACAACATCTCGTATCTGATCGGCGACGGTGATCATCCGGCCCGGCTCATGCACCCCGGCGACGCGCTGTTCGAACCCGGTGAACCGGTCGACGTGCTGGCGGCGCCGGCGGCGGCGCCCTGGATGAAGATCTCCGAGGCCGTCGAGTACCTGAGGGCCGTCGCACCGGCCCACGCGGTGCCGATCCACCAGGGCATCATCGACCCGAGCGCCCGCGGGATCTTCTACGGGCGCTTGAGCGAGATGACCGACACCGACTTCCAGGTCCTCGACGAGGAGAGCAGCACCGAGTTCTAG
- a CDS encoding ATPase: MRLLVAAVLASCGWAFVTPAAATANPMDCPPNCDRIPRSAWIAPTSIPLYDVYRWPELSTLSVTAVTPRFRFEETCATPPMAIDDPCTWAVAARASVTSPDGQWHLQAQVMHWRGDVWQGGQLATAVFDDAVAALRACQRTAPSASPSITTFEPTRLAAVVSAPDRAVLHQYLVAEPRNSTVTELALWSTAQPSVLWRPVPDAFVLDAMGAPLCTAYIGSCR; encoded by the coding sequence ATGCGGTTGCTGGTGGCGGCGGTGCTGGCGAGTTGCGGGTGGGCGTTCGTGACGCCGGCCGCGGCGACGGCCAACCCGATGGACTGCCCGCCGAACTGCGACCGGATTCCCCGGTCGGCGTGGATCGCGCCGACCTCGATACCGCTGTACGACGTGTACCGCTGGCCGGAGCTGTCGACGTTGTCGGTCACCGCCGTCACGCCCCGGTTCCGGTTCGAGGAGACGTGCGCGACCCCGCCGATGGCTATTGACGACCCGTGCACGTGGGCGGTTGCGGCGAGGGCGTCGGTCACATCACCGGACGGGCAGTGGCATCTGCAGGCGCAGGTCATGCACTGGCGCGGGGACGTGTGGCAGGGCGGCCAACTGGCGACCGCGGTGTTCGACGACGCGGTCGCCGCGCTGCGCGCATGCCAGCGCACCGCCCCGTCGGCGTCCCCGTCGATCACCACGTTCGAGCCAACGAGGTTGGCCGCGGTGGTGAGCGCCCCCGACCGCGCGGTGCTGCATCAGTACCTGGTCGCCGAGCCGCGCAACAGCACGGTCACCGAACTGGCGCTGTGGTCCACGGCCCAGCCGTCGGTGCTCTGGCGACCGGTGCCGGACGCTTTCGTGCTCGATGCGATGGGCGCGCCGCTGTGTACCGCCTACATCGGCTCATGCCGGTAG
- the purS gene encoding phosphoribosylformylglycinamidine synthase subunit PurS: MAKVVVHVMPKAEILDPQGQAIVGALGRLGVTGVSDVRQGKRFELEFDGDVTDETVAEIAESLLANTVIEDWSVSREGA; encoded by the coding sequence GTGGCGAAGGTGGTGGTGCACGTGATGCCCAAGGCGGAGATCCTCGACCCCCAGGGGCAGGCGATCGTCGGCGCCCTGGGTCGTCTCGGTGTGACGGGCGTCTCAGATGTCCGTCAAGGCAAACGATTCGAGTTGGAGTTCGACGGCGACGTCACGGACGAGACGGTGGCCGAGATCGCCGAATCGCTGCTGGCGAACACCGTCATCGAGGACTGGTCGGTCAGTAGAGAGGGCGCATGA
- the purQ gene encoding phosphoribosylformylglycinamidine synthase subunit PurQ — translation MSARVGVITFPGTLDDVDAARAVRLAGGEPVSLWHADADLKKVDAVIVPGGFSYGDYLRAGAIAKFAPVMGEVVRAAEGGMPVLGICNGFQVLCEAGLLPGALTRNIGLHFICRDTWLQVASNTSAWTTRYENGADLLIPLKSGEGRYVASEKVLDELEGEGRVVFRYRENLNGSMRDIAGISSANGRVVGLMPHPEHATEALTGPSDDGLGLFYSALDAVLTV, via the coding sequence ATGAGCGCCCGGGTGGGAGTGATCACCTTCCCCGGAACCCTCGACGACGTCGACGCGGCCCGCGCGGTGCGCCTCGCCGGCGGTGAGCCGGTCAGCCTGTGGCACGCCGACGCCGACCTCAAGAAGGTCGACGCCGTCATCGTGCCCGGCGGGTTCTCCTACGGCGACTACTTGCGTGCGGGGGCGATCGCGAAGTTCGCACCGGTCATGGGTGAGGTCGTGCGCGCCGCCGAGGGCGGTATGCCGGTGCTCGGCATCTGCAACGGCTTTCAAGTGCTGTGCGAAGCCGGGCTGCTGCCCGGGGCGCTGACCCGCAACATCGGTCTGCACTTCATCTGCCGCGACACCTGGCTGCAGGTCGCCTCCAACACCTCGGCATGGACCACCCGCTACGAGAACGGCGCCGATCTGCTCATCCCGCTGAAGTCGGGGGAGGGCCGCTACGTCGCCAGCGAGAAAGTCCTCGACGAGCTCGAGGGCGAGGGCCGGGTGGTGTTCCGCTACCGCGAGAACCTCAACGGATCGATGCGCGACATCGCCGGCATCAGCTCGGCGAACGGGCGCGTCGTCGGCCTCATGCCGCACCCCGAACACGCCACCGAGGCGCTCACCGGCCCCTCCGATGACGGCCTGGGGTTGTTCTACTCGGCGCTCGACGCGGTGCTGACCGTCTAG
- a CDS encoding dicarboxylate/amino acid:cation symporter, producing MKVLAHPAVQIGIAAIAGLAFGLSVGEWAANLKFIGDMFIRLIQMSIVPLVMASVIVATGSMNGAGTGRIALRTFKWMLGFSAVAAVLAWLLGELIRPGAGMVFDGELDSELAGSADEALGWQETLLNFVSTNIFDAMSTASMVPIIVFSLLFGLALRTQINKTGDTRVLTLIDQIQQVVLTMIRLVMYIAPIGVFCLLAALAGDVGFAVVTSALKYLGATLLGVLILFALFVVVVTLRTRLNPAKLPGKLAEQTAIAITTTSSAVTFPTVLKNTVEKFGVSQKIANFTLSIGLTMGSYGAVLNYVIVVLFLAQAGGVDLSFGQIAFGMGLAILLNMGTITVPGGFPVVAMFLATSLDLPFEAVGLLIAVDWFAGIFRTFLNVNGDTFVAMLVANADDEIDRDVYNGTKTMIADEIDLEELEGAMARADDAD from the coding sequence ATGAAGGTCTTGGCCCACCCCGCAGTCCAGATCGGCATCGCCGCAATCGCGGGACTGGCGTTCGGGCTGAGCGTCGGCGAGTGGGCGGCGAACCTGAAGTTCATCGGGGACATGTTCATCCGACTCATCCAGATGTCGATCGTGCCGCTGGTGATGGCGTCGGTGATCGTCGCGACCGGCTCGATGAACGGCGCAGGAACAGGCCGGATCGCACTGCGCACGTTCAAGTGGATGCTCGGTTTCTCCGCCGTCGCAGCGGTCCTGGCCTGGCTGCTCGGCGAACTGATCCGGCCCGGCGCCGGCATGGTCTTCGACGGGGAACTGGACTCCGAGCTCGCGGGGTCGGCCGACGAGGCGCTGGGCTGGCAGGAGACGCTACTCAACTTCGTCTCGACGAACATCTTCGACGCGATGTCGACCGCGTCGATGGTGCCGATCATCGTGTTCTCGCTGCTGTTCGGACTCGCCCTGCGCACCCAGATCAACAAGACCGGCGACACCAGGGTCCTCACCCTCATCGATCAGATTCAGCAGGTCGTGCTCACCATGATCCGGCTGGTCATGTACATCGCGCCGATCGGCGTGTTCTGTCTGCTGGCGGCGCTGGCCGGCGACGTCGGCTTCGCGGTCGTGACGTCGGCGCTGAAGTACCTGGGCGCGACCCTGCTCGGCGTGCTCATCCTCTTCGCCTTGTTCGTCGTGGTCGTCACCCTGCGCACGCGGCTGAACCCGGCGAAGCTGCCCGGCAAGCTCGCCGAGCAGACCGCGATCGCGATCACCACGACGAGTTCGGCGGTGACCTTCCCGACGGTGCTGAAGAACACCGTCGAAAAATTCGGGGTCAGCCAGAAGATCGCGAACTTCACGCTGTCGATCGGGTTGACGATGGGGTCGTACGGAGCCGTGCTCAACTACGTGATCGTCGTCCTGTTCCTCGCCCAGGCGGGCGGCGTCGACTTGAGTTTCGGTCAGATCGCGTTCGGCATGGGTCTCGCGATCCTGCTCAACATGGGAACGATCACTGTTCCGGGCGGCTTCCCGGTTGTCGCCATGTTCCTCGCGACGTCACTTGATCTGCCGTTCGAGGCCGTCGGGTTGCTGATCGCCGTCGACTGGTTCGCCGGCATCTTCCGCACGTTCCTCAACGTGAACGGCGACACCTTCGTCGCGATGCTGGTCGCCAACGCCGATGACGAAATCGATCGCGACGTCTACAACGGGACGAAGACGATGATCGCCGATGAGATCGATCTCGAAGAGCTCGAAGGCGCGATGGCCCGTGCCGACGATGCCGACTGA